One part of the Trichomycterus rosablanca isolate fTriRos1 chromosome 25, fTriRos1.hap1, whole genome shotgun sequence genome encodes these proteins:
- the LOC134302241 gene encoding chemokine XC receptor 1-like, whose translation MSNDLSYGNYTDEYPNYTFDYSDDACNDTEVRRFESVVTPIFFTIVIILSCVGNVLVLWILNRYENLSSLTNAFLVNVAISDLLFTAGLPFWASYHVWGWTFGNIGCKLVSFVFYLGYYSSLIFLTVMTVHRYMAVMYPLSVALNKKPDYCIVMSVVIWFFSICAATPNFIFKKLVFSSDNEAFCDYQGENHFWKLFGIFQQNIFFLVAFITIAFCYTCILGRLLRPMSHTRPKTVKLILCIVIVFFIGWMPYNVTIFLDSLITWQVSPFNICEVSKTVGYIHNISRLIAFSHCCLNPVFYVFVGIKFRSHLKKMLKNLCGHEEQSQHRHSRFIYSNGEEISMY comes from the coding sequence ATGTCTAATGACTTGAGCTATGGAAACTACACAGACGAATATCCAAATTACACATTTGATTATTCAGATGATGCCTGCAACGATACTGAAGTGAGGCGATTTGAATCTGTGGTCACTCCAATCTTTTTCACAATAGTCATCATTTTAAGTTGTGTGGGTAATGTGTTGGTGCTATGGATCCTGAACAGATATGAGAATCTGAGTTCCCTGACCAATGCGTTTCTTGTAAATGTGGCCATCTCTGACCTGCTGTTTACTGCTGGCTTACCTTTTTGGGCATCCTACCACGTCTGGGGCTGGACGTTTGGTAACATAGGTTGCAAATTGGTCAGCTTCGTGTTCTACCTGGGCTACTACAGCAGCCTCATCTTCTTAACAGTGATGACGGTGCATCGCTACATGGCTGTAATGTATCCTCTGTCTGTCGCCTTGAACAAAAAGCCAGACTATTGCATTGTGATGTCTGTAGTCATCTGGTTCTTCAGTATCTGTGCTGCAAcccctaattttatttttaaaaaacttgTGTTCTCCAGTGACAATGAAGCATTTTGTGATTATCAGGGAGAAAATCACTTCTGGAAGTTGTTTGGAATTTTCCAGCAAAATATTTTCTTCTTGGTGGCCTTCATCACTATTGCATTTTGCTACACTTGCATCCTTGGGCGCCTGCTCAGACCCATGTCCCACACCAGACCCAAGACAGTCAAGCTGATCCTCTGTATCGTGATCGTTTTCTTCATCGGTTGGATGCCATACAATGTAACCATCTTTCTCGACTCTTTAATAACTTGGCAAGTCTCACCATTTAATATCTGTGAGGTCAGTAAGACTGTAGGCTACATCCATAACATCTCTCGCCTGATAGCATTCTCTCACTGCTGTTTAAACCCAGTATTTTATGTCTTTGTGGGCATTAAGTTCAGAAGTCACCTGAAAAAGATGCTAAAGAATCTCTGTGGGCATGAGGAACAATCTCAGCATCGCCACAgtcgttttatttattcaaacgGGGAGGAAATCTCCATGTACTAA
- the xcr1b.2 gene encoding chemokine XC receptor 1 → MEVNNTENVTYYYYYYYTGEDLIRQCHVEDFSTTTGASLIIIFCLSFLGNATLLFGLIRFENIRRVTMLFLLCLAGFDVLFTLTLPFWAVDYLHQWIFGEFACQILTGAYFVGIYGSLILLTAMTVDRFFVIVVRSQWLTRRRRQNCARAAIVGTWIISIGGCMKDALASRVLFQGNFTTCNTMPSQDDKPGYYTQLSLLFVIPVIIIILCYSMILHTLMSTSGRRKYWSVLVILAIVVAFVICWGPYHILMIIMGQLDQKNCDVERQHNRAFLVCRILAYSHCCVNPLLFLLRERFRRILSSFLFCSPRLRSSSQQEEPSEPSHPSFYQRRASIAYQQNDTELKTLRDS, encoded by the coding sequence ATGGAGGTCAATAATACTGAGAATGTgacatactattattattattattatactggagAAGACCTAATCAGGCAGTGTCATGTGGAGGACTTCAGCACAACCACAGGAGCAAGTCTTATCATCATCTTTTGCCTCAGCTTTTTGGGAAATGCCACTCTGCTCTTTGGTCTCATCCGGTTTGAGAATATCAGGCGAGTAACCATGCTGTTTCTACTCTGCTTGGCTGGATTTGATGTGCTGTTTACACTGACCCTCCCATTCTGGGCTGTGGATTATCTACACCAATGGATTTTTGGCGAGTTTGCATGTCAGATCCTAACCGGGGCATATTTTGTAGGAATTTATGGAAGTCTTATTCTCCTGACAGCCATGACGGTTGATCGTTTTTTTGTCATAGTGGTGCGCAGCCAATGGCTCACCCGAAGACGGAGGCAAAACTGTGCCAGAGCAGCCATCGTTGGGACATGGATTATCAGTATTGGAGGCTGTATGAAAGACGCCTTGGCCTCCAGGGTTCTATTTCAGGGTAACTTTACAACCTGCAACACCATGCCCAGTCAAGACGACAAACCCGGATACTACACGCAGCTCTCATTGCTCTTTGTTATCCCGGTAATAATAATCATCCTGTGCTACAGCATGATCCTGCACACACTCATGTCAACCTCAGGACGGCGGAAGTACTGGTCCGTACTTGTTATTTTGGCTATCGTTGTTGCTTTCGTCATATGCTGGGGGCCCTATCACATCCTTATGATCATAATGGGTCAGCTTGATCAGAAGAATTGTGATGTGGAAAGACAGCACAATCGGGCATTCCTTGTCTGCCGTATACTTGCCTATTCGCACTGCTGTGTCAATCCACTGCTGTTTCTGCTTCGAGAAAGGTTCCGAAGAATTCTCTCCAGTTTTCTGTTCTGCTCTCCAAGACTCAGGAGCTCTAGCCAACAGGAGGAACCTTCTGAACCCAGCCACCCCAGTTTTTACCAACGTCGTGCCAGCATAGCATATCAACAGAATGATACCGAGCTTAAAACACTGAGAGATTCTTAA